In Oncorhynchus keta strain PuntledgeMale-10-30-2019 chromosome 19, Oket_V2, whole genome shotgun sequence, a single genomic region encodes these proteins:
- the LOC118397930 gene encoding uncharacterized protein C6orf47 homolog, producing the protein MTAVVGRVWGWLRPAVSYRPWGSKVAPDKTMKDERQTRGSWGLGGLTTWFWGTGQKRQASDQTTLIDEYWEASEEKIQSLEIEDLGEGKQVAEGKAEHGGSRWWTKVLPSRDFLWPRAAEPGGLKQRKCIGGGWDSDNDGEYSDYGTPPPSPTPSSSSAFRFFARAWNGEIVPEHYEICFNLLRHLFDLLVVGFLWTVSPPTKLVLEMLGIQGGLKLWLHGMAMFFVSTVGMAGLLWVVQEYLPHFALVYGIVQALVISVSVRQCVILGEGDEVEEEKGEKEVEDEEEVGDDGEVGDDGEVTEMYLTTK; encoded by the coding sequence ATGACAGCTGTAGTAGGAAGAGTCTGGGGGTGGTTGCGTCCAGCTGTCTCCTACCGGCCCTGGGGCAGCAAAGTAGCACCTGACAAAACCATGAAAGACGAGAGGCAGACAAGAGGCAGCTGGGGCTTGGGAGGGTTAACAACATGGTTTTGGGGAACTGGACAGAAAAGGCAAGCAAGTGACCAAACAACATTGATTGATGAGTACTGGGAAGCAAGTGAGGAGAAAATCCAGTCCCTGGAAATTGAAGATCTGGGCGAGGGCAAGCAAGTGGCTGAGGGGAAAGCAGAACATGGTGGCTCCAGATGGTGGACTAAGGTTCTGCCGTCCCGCGACTTCCTCTGGCCAAGAGCAGCTGAACCTGGTGGGCTCAAGCAGAGGAAATGTATCGGTGGAGGATGGGACTCTGACAACGATGGGGAGTATTCTGACTATGGAACTCCTCCACCTTCTCCCACACCTAGCTCCTCATCAGCCTTCCGGTTCTTTGCACGTGCCTGGAATGGGGAGATAGTTCCGGAACACTATGAGATCTGCTTCAACCTCCTCCGTCACCTGTTTGACCTGCTCGTGGTGGGCTTCCTGTGGACTGTGTCCCCCCCTACCAAGTTGGTCCTGGAGATGCTAGGGATCCAAGGAGGACTGAAGTTGTGGCTCCATGGAATGGCAATGTTTTTTGTCTCCACTGTTGGAATGGCAGGACTGCTCTGGGTGGTCCAGGAGTATCTTCCACATTTTGCTCTGGTGTACGGCATCGTGCAAGCACTAGTCATCTCTGTCAGCGTCCGGCAGTGTGTGATCTTAGGAGAGGGcgatgaggtggaggaagagaaaggagaaaaggaggtggaagatgaggaggaagtGGGAGACGATGGGGAAGTGGGAGACGATGGGGAAGTTACAGAAATGTACCTGACTACAAAATAA
- the LOC118397928 gene encoding E3 ubiquitin-protein ligase PPP1R11-like — protein MAEAPGTSNEAITETIQVETPPPLQQEGRSLTIKLRKRKTDKKVEWSSDTVDNEHLGRRSSKCCCVYEKPKQFGESSSESEGDDEGCGSAHCILGHGKDMHGHSGGGGGNSGGSHAH, from the exons ATGGCGGAGGCGCCAGGTACTTCTAACGAGGCGATAACGGAGACCATTCAAGTAGAAACACCGCCACCGCTCCAGCAG GAGGGACGTAGCCTGACCATCAAGCTGAGGAAGAGAAAGACTGACAAGAAGGTGGAGTGGTCCAGCGACACAGTGGACAACGAGCATCTGGGAAGGAGGTCCTCCAAGT GTTGCTGCGTCTACGAGAAACCCAAGCAGTTCGGAGAGTCCTCCTCTGAAAGCGAGGGAGATGACGAAGGCTGTGGAAGTGCACACTGCATTCTAGGACATGGGAAAGACATGCATGGACAcagtggagggggtggggggaacTCTGGAGGATCACATGCCCATTAA